AGCCTCTGCGAAGCTGTGAGAGACCTCTACGCGAGCTTCCCGCGGAGGGGCTGGCTGGTGCGCGCTACAGCTAGGCTCTTAATGGGGACTGTCAGGCGTTCGAAAGTCCCCTGGCTCTGGTACGTTGACGGTATTAAGGACTTCGGCGACAGCCAGGCAGTCTACCTGGTGGAGCTGGTGGGCGGGGAGGGCTACAGGTGCAGCTGCCACAAGAGCCTCTACGGGTACAGGAGGAGGGCTAGGGTCTGCACGCACGCCGCAGCGGTCATGCTTTACAGGCGGCAGCTGCAAGTGCTCGACTTCCTCGGGGGCTAGCGCAGCTCCTGAGCAGGCGCAGCGCCCCGGGGTGCGCGCTAGACCCGGCAGGTGCGCTGAAAGCAGAACGTGCGAGAGGCTGCCGCCCCCTCCTCGGGGTTCGCGCAAGCACGCCTGAAACGCTAGGCCTCGCTACGGACCCTTCTCGCAGAGCCAGAGCCGGGCGACTCGCTGCGAGCCCTGAGCTCTGGGGAGCTGGATAAGCCGTAGTCGTCTCTCAGGAAGACACCGCTGCGGGCTGCTTCGAGGGCCAGAGGGTTGCCTTTCTTCAGCAGGAGCGCGAACTCCTCCGGAGTCCACACTATAACCTCGTAGCCCGGCGGGGCTTCTACCTTCCTCAGCCTCTCCAGGGGGCCGCCTCCGAGCTCTCCGGTTATTAAGAGAACATCGACATCGCTCCACTTGTTGAAGTCGCCTCTAGCGTAAGAGCCTACCAGGATAGCTGTAGCTTTGAAGCTCAGGCTCGAAGCCCACCTCCTGGCTTCCTCCACTACTCTCCTCCTCTCCGCAGCTCTCCTTCTAACGACCTCCACGTATCTTCGACCCACTCCAGAATACGTTTCGACGCACTAATAGCTTTAGCAGCATCGTCTGCGGTGTAGTACTCGAAGGGCGCCCCTTCAGCCCACGCGTTAGGGTACCTTGTAGGGATGTACAGCTTATCTAGCTCCCTAGCGCAGTCCACCAGCTCGCCCGGGACGCTTAAGCCTCTGTTCGAAGCTTCCCTGAGCAGCCTCGCGACGCTGTGACCGTAGGCGTGCAAGCCGAGGCCGTGCAGCAGAGCCTTTACAGAGAGCTCGGCCGCCTGGTGGGACTTGAAGCAGGCCCAGTTGTAGTCGCCTCTCTCCGCATCCCCCTCGGCGGACTCGAGACTCTTCTTGGCGGTTCTAAACCACCTTTCAAACTCCTCCCTGTCGAGCAAGAAGACCGCTCTCCCGCGGTCTCGAACCTTATAAGGCTTCCGCACCTACTTGTAGGCTAAAAGCCTCAAGCAGGCTTCACCGCTCCCGGGCTCCTCTTCATCAGATCCCCGCAGCTGCCAGGCACTAAGCGAAGCTGAAACCGGTAAGCGTGGTTTTCAACGCTTCGAGGAGAGCGGTGCTCGCGAGGCTGAGGAGTAGCTGGCTCGCAGTATACCGGCCTTCGCGATCACGGGGTGACGTGGAGCGGGCAGCGAGGGTGGCGCGAGCCCGGGGCTGGAGGAGTGGGTTGAGATGCGGGAGCTCGACGCTCTACACCTGAAGTTGGAGAAGCTTGGCCTAGCAGCTGAGGGGTGCGCAAGCCTGAACACCGCTTCAAGTAGTGAAAGAATGAGGGAGAAAAAATGAGCTGCTTGAGGGGTGGAGGCGGGGCTAGCGGCGGGCTGCGAGCTTCCTCTGCCTCGCCACTGCCAAGGCCGCGATCAGTAGTACTACCATTACTACTATATGATTATGATGAGCCACGGGACTCCTGTCTCCGCCGGGGCTTGTGGAGCTGGGCCTCCCGGTACTCCTTCACCCGCTCTGCCCACTACCAAGAACCCGGTTAGGCCGTCAACTTCAATGGTATACGTGCCTTCCCTACTCGGAGCGTACGAGAAGCTCACCGTGGTCGACTCGCCTGGGTCTAGCGCGACAGTCTTAGATTCGATAACCTGGCTGTTGACTTTCAGCATGACCTCGTGCGTGCCGGGCTGCGCGCCAGTGTTCTTGATGTCAACCGAGATCGTCGAGTGGTCTCCCACCTTTACGGAGCTGGGGCTTATTCTCAGATTGCTGACCTCGAACCTCGCCGGCAGGATCCTCGAAACCGTGATGGTGAATGTTATGCCGTCGACTTTCACGGTGTACGTGCCCTCCGCTGTGAAAGACAGCGTGTAGTTCAGGCTCTTCCTCTCGCCGGGGTTCAGAACAACTAAGAAGCTCTTCTCGACTTTTTCGTTCACAGTAATCGTCAAGTTGTGGGCACCGATAGCGTCGCCCGTGTTGGAAACCACGACTGTGACCGGATCCTCCTCGCCCGGCGCCACCCGCTCCTTATACCTCACGTCAGCGATCACGATGTTCGGCCTCGGCTGGGGGCGCACCAGCTCGATCGATAAGAGCTCGATGTCAAGCCACTTCTGGCGGTCAGAGCTCTCGAGGTACAGCTTCACCACGATAGTGCCGAAGCTCGCGGGGGCGAACCAGTACTCGGCGACCCCCCTAAACGCTTCAGGCGCGCTAGAGTACCCCTCCCACCTCCACTTGTAGACTAGAAGCAGAGTGGGGCCCACCGCCCTGAGCTCAGACCCGAGGAAGGTAATCCTCCCGTAACCGCCCTCCGCGAGGTTGTAGAGCACAGCGAACTCCCAAGTCTTTGTGTGAGTGCCGATGAAAGTCGCCCAGATAACTAGAAGCTGGCTCCAGAACATCTCGGCAACCGGGCCAGTGTAGACCTCCCCCTTGAGCTCTACCTGCAAGCACCTGCTAGTGGATTTCGAGATCCATAGGGTTGCGACCGTCGCCTCCTTACCCCTCGGGTAGACTTCAAGCTTAACCTTCCACGCAGCCTCTCCCTGCACGGTCTCCTCCCCGAGGACCTGGAAGCCTATCTCTCCGGAGTTACCGTCGCTATCCGCGTAGCGGTACCTGACCTGCTTAACATTGTTCAGCAAAACCGCTATGCTCTCGTAGTCTACCTGCGCGTAGACCTGGGGGCTCCAGCTCAGCGGTAGTGCCACTAGAAGGGCGAGGCATAGTGCGACCGCCTCCCTCGCTTTCGGGCAGCAGGTTTCTTTCACTCCTTTTCAGGAAAAGGAGGCCTCTAGCCTATATAAGGATTTTTAAACTCAGGAAGCGCTAGACTACCGGAATGCTTAATAATGACTATGTCATAAATGCCAACGATAAATATGAAGTGCCCTAACTGCGGGAGCGAAGTACGTGAAACTGACAACTACTGCCCCAACTGCGGGTACCCCCTCAAGCCGGAAGCGCGGCGAGCCTCTCCGGCCCCCACAGTAGTGGTGCTGGTAGCTCTCGCCGCGGCAATCCTGCTTCTCCTCGCCTTCTGGGCTCTCCCAGCCTTCTTCACTCCGTACTGGATGCCTTGGCACTGCCCGATGTGCGGCTGGTGGCCAGCCTACGGAGCACCCAGAGCACTACCAGGACTCATAGCTTCCATCTTGCTTTTCGCTCTCCTAGCTTTACTCCTCGCCGTGCTGCTACCCTACCTGTTGAGGAAGAGTAGGTGAGCAGCAGCTCGCACGCTTCCCCCCGGTAGCCTCAACCGCTCCCGGGACCTCTACCATGGGAGCTCGTGAAGCCCCGCCTGTTTAAGGGTTCTGTACGCGGAGGATCCCCTCCCAGGGCCTGCTGCCCCCGATCCCGCCTAGCCCGCGACAACGCTCCTTAACCGGGCTCTAAGCTCTTTCGCGTAGCTTTCCGACAGCTTGCCCTCCTCCATCGCGGCGAAAAGCTCTTCCGCGAGCTCTACAAGCTTCTCCCTAACTTCTTCAGGTTTCCCGCGCCCTAGAAGGCCCCACTCGCTCTTCACCAGGCTTGTCTCGATCTCGACGGAGAGCTCGACCAGCAGCTCGAGGGGGTCGAGCGGCCTCCGCCTAAAACGGATGAGCACCGGTAGCCACTGAGCTTAAAGCGCAGGATTCCCTAGATAAGCGTATCTACCCGGGAGGCCGGCGGCGATGGCGCTAGAAGAACTCTTCGAGCGGGCGGCTCCTCCCCGCTGCAGCTTCCCCCTCCTCCACTTCCTCCTCGAGCTCGCGGGTGAGGTAGGGGGTCAGCTCCACCGGCTTCGGAGGCTGGCTCCACTCGCTAGCCCAGTCCAGGTCTTTACCCCCGAGCGCGATGCCGTGCCTAGCCTGGAAGTCGTAGAACCGGATGACCGCGGGTATCGGCGCGGCAGGGCCCGAGACGAGGGCTTCGCCCGTCGCGAGCCCCGAGAGGCCTTCCACCATCTCGCCGACCACGTCCTCCATGCTGCTGAGAATGTACTCCTGGTCTCTGGGGTTCGCCGTCCTCAGCGCGATCAGCGTACCGCACTGGGCTAGCAGGGTCTGGGAGAGCTCCCTGGGCCTCTGGCTCACTACGCCCAAGCCGATGCCGAACTTCCTCCCCTCTTTCGCGATGCGCTCGAGGATTTCCCGAGCCGGGCTCCACCTGCCCTGCGGCGCGTAGTTGTGCGCCTCCTCCACGACGAGGAGGGTTGGGAGCGGCGAGCCCGAGAGGACGCTCGCGGTGATGAGCCTCCACATAGACTTCAGGATGGTGGCTACTGTCGACGCCTGGGCGTCGCTGGGTAGGCCGCCCAGCGCGATGACGGTGAGGCCTGGCTCCAGGAGCGTGCCGTAGATCTTCGCGTAGGCTTCGACGCTCTTCCTCGGCTCTGGCGCGTCAACTTTCTCGTAAACCTTCCTGCTCGCTCTAGGCCTCGTGACGTACCTGAGGTCGGCGTCGTCGAGGAGGATCTCGAGCTTGAGGACGAGGTCGTCGAGAGAGCGGTCGTAGCGGCCCCGCCCCCGCTTCTCGAGAGACTCCAGGAGCTCTTCAGCCTCGAAGTACACGATGTCGTCGGCGCCGGCCCGCTCGTACCGCTTCCGCCTAACTTCCTGCAGGGCGTCCCTCAGGTACATGAGCTGCTTCGTCGCCCTCGAGGGGTCGAGCCGCAGGAGCCCGGCAATCTCCTCGAAGCCCAGCGTCCAGATGGGTACCTCGAGGGGTAGCGGCTTGAGCCCGTACCTCGCTTCGAGCAGGCGCGCCGTCCACCCGGCTGGCGAGGCGACCCTCACGCTCTGGTACTTGCGCGCGAGGGGGACGTACTCGCTGTGAGTGTCCAGGACGATAACCCTCGAGTAGGGGTACTTCTCGAGGATCGAGGAGAGGATCACGGCGACCGAGTTCGACTTACCCGCACCCGTCATCGCCAGCACTGCGAAGTGCCTGGAGCAGAGCATGTTGAGGTTGAGCGCGAGCGGCACGCTCGGGTCGCAGCTCAGCCTCCCGACCTCGATGTCGCCAGCGCTCGCGATCCTGGCGAGGTCCCCGCTGTCCGCCGCGTAGACCTTCTGCCCGGGCTTCGGGAGCTCGGGGATGCCTCTGCGCACTGACCCGTTCTCCTCGAGCCCTACGAGCATCGCGATGAGCTCGTTCCTCGCGGGCCTGAGCTCCGGGTAGCCTTCCAGCTCCTCGACGATCCTCCCCTTCCTGTAGAGCTCGTCCAGCAGGTTGAAGCTGACTACCATCGCGTAAGCCCAGCGCTGCCCGCACTCCACTTTCACGTAGGCGCCCGGCTTCAGCAGCAGGTGCACGCGGTCCTCCAGCGCGGCGAACCTCACCAGGCTCCTGCCGTAAACCGTGACGACCCTCCCAACCTCGATCACGCGCCTCACCTCAAGCCCGCCGCAACCCTGCCTGAGGGGGCGAGCATAGACTTAAGGATTGGGTTCGCCTGCCTCTTGTACAGCTCGTCTGCCAGCAGCCTCGCGAACTCGGGGTTAAGCACCGCGATGTGGTGGACGTAGCTGAGCGGCCTCGGGTAGCCCCTCCTGTCGGCCAGGAAGAGGAGGGTCGCCAGAGCCGAGAGCACAGCATCCTCCGGGACGAAGCCCGGGTACGTCACCTGGGAGACTGCCCCCGCCCTGCTGAGCTTGAAGTAGCCGACACCGTAGCCGCCCCACTCCCCGTACACCCTGTCGAGGAGCTTAGCCCAGACCGCGCAGGGCTTCGGCTTGTGGATCTTCACGCCTTTCAGAAGCGTGTACGCCGACTCCCACCCCCTCCACGCGTAGTCGAGGAGGGAGAGGTCGTTCAGCCAGCCGAGAACCCCCTCCCGCTCGACGATGTACCGGCTCTCTGCGTCCTTCGCCACCCAGAAGGGCTTCACCCCCCTCCTCCCGCACTCCCTTAGGAAGTGGTCGAGGAGCGCGAGGTAAGCTGTCGTCTCGCAGTAGACTACGGCGAAGTCGAGCGCCTCCTTCACGCACTTCAAGTCGGGGCTCTCGCCGCAGAGCTCCCCGTAGAGCTCGCTGCGGCAGAGAGAGATGTCGTCCAGAAGCTTGGCGAGCGAGCGGAGAGGCTCCCCGCCAGCGGCCTCCAGGGCTGCCTTCGCCGAAGCTTCACCCCACTTCTCGAGGGTGCCGGGCTCCACCCTAGATGCTGCGCTGAAGTTCTCGTAAGCGTCGCGGGCGTGGCTGAAGGGGACCATCATCTCGGAGACGTAGCTGCCGTCGAGGAAGACGGCCTCGACACCCCTCCCCACCAGGTCGAGAGCCCCGAGCAGCTCGAAAATAGACATTAGGAGGCTCGCCCTCGACTCGGCGTAGCTCTTCGGGATCAGCAGCAGCACGTGCGGCCTCCTGCTCCCCTTGAGAACCCCCTCCATCCTGTCACCCTCGACGACCAGCGAAGCGGCGGAGAGGACCAGGAGGTACACCCCCCTCCTCTCGTCCATCGCGTAGCTCCCGTCGACGAAGCCCACCTTCCCGAAAGGCTCTCCGGAGATCGGCTTCGCGAGAGCTTCGACACGCTTCTCAACCTCGCTGAGCAAGCGCCCGATATCCTCAAGCACAGCGCCAATAGCCGACACGGGGAAAGCGCGCGCGGTGGGGGTTAACTCTATCGATAAATAAAGGTCGAAAGTGACAGCTCCCCGAGAAAGCTGGAGCGCTGGGAGCGGGGCAGCGCGCGCCTCAACCTTCTCTCCGACCCTCGGCTGGCGCAGCCGCCAGCTCCGCGGCTCGAGCCTCAAGCACCCGCAGGCTAAGCGTTTCGCGCACCCAGGGCGAGAGGAGCAGTGCGGCTGCGCTGAACGCTGCGAAAGCTAGCATCACCAGCGCGGGGTCGTGCACAGCGTAGCCTGCAAGCTGGTAGGCAGCGATAGCCGCGAAAGTGAGCGTGTTGACGAAGGAGAGCGTAGTGCCCGAGAACTCCGGGCTGAAAGCCTCCCTGGATAGCGGCGCGATCACCGAGTGCGTCGCGGTGACCACCCCTACCGCTACGGCGTGAAGCGCGGCTAGCTCCGAGCTCCGGCTGGAGGCGAGGGCAGCGCTCCAAACCCAGAGGAGCGTGTGGAGCGCACAGCTCGCCACGAGCACCGGCTTGCGGCGGTGCAGCACCGAGTCGCTGAAGTAGCCGACGAGGGGGACTGTTGCAGCGAAGGAGATGGATGTGAGCAGCAGCAGCTCTGCAGCCTCCCGGTGGCTCAGCCCGAAGTACTGCGTGAGGTAGCGCGAACCCCAGTAGGACTGGTACGCTATCAGCGCTGAGTACGTTCCGAAAGCCGCGACAGCCAGAGCTATGGAGTGGGGGGACCTGGCGACAACGCGCACCTGCTTCACCGCCTCCCCAAGGCCTCTCCGCAGGCTCCCGGAGCCAACCCCCCTATCGTCCACAGTCGCCAAGGCTACCAGCGCGGGCACCGGCGTGAGGGCTGCGAGAACCAGGAACAAGCCGCTCAAACCCACCGCGTCGGCCAGGATCCTCGCAGGCAGCGTAGCCGCCAAGCTGCCCAGCCCGCCCACCGCGAGCGCTAAGCCGGTGAGCAGGCCGCCCCGATCCTTCCCGAACCTGGTGCCGATCACCCTCTGGAGAGACACCCAGACGGAGGCTCCCCCGAACCCCACGAGAAGCCTGCCCGCGATGAGGAGCTCCGGCCTGCCCAGCGCGGAGAGAGCGGAGCCCGCCGCCATCAACGCCGAGCCCAGCGCGACGTACCTCCCCGCGCCGAGAGCGTCTGCGAGGATGCCTGAAGGGAGCTGCATCGCAGCGTACGTGTAGAAGTAGGCGGACGAAGCTAGAGAGGCGAAGAGCGCGGGATCCCAGCCG
This region of Thermofilum sp. genomic DNA includes:
- a CDS encoding HEPN domain-containing protein, whose amino-acid sequence is MRKPYKVRDRGRAVFLLDREEFERWFRTAKKSLESAEGDAERGDYNWACFKSHQAAELSVKALLHGLGLHAYGHSVARLLREASNRGLSVPGELVDCARELDKLYIPTRYPNAWAEGAPFEYYTADDAAKAISASKRILEWVEDTWRSLEGELRRGGE
- a CDS encoding ATP-binding protein, whose protein sequence is MIEVGRVVTVYGRSLVRFAALEDRVHLLLKPGAYVKVECGQRWAYAMVVSFNLLDELYRKGRIVEELEGYPELRPARNELIAMLVGLEENGSVRRGIPELPKPGQKVYAADSGDLARIASAGDIEVGRLSCDPSVPLALNLNMLCSRHFAVLAMTGAGKSNSVAVILSSILEKYPYSRVIVLDTHSEYVPLARKYQSVRVASPAGWTARLLEARYGLKPLPLEVPIWTLGFEEIAGLLRLDPSRATKQLMYLRDALQEVRRKRYERAGADDIVYFEAEELLESLEKRGRGRYDRSLDDLVLKLEILLDDADLRYVTRPRASRKVYEKVDAPEPRKSVEAYAKIYGTLLEPGLTVIALGGLPSDAQASTVATILKSMWRLITASVLSGSPLPTLLVVEEAHNYAPQGRWSPAREILERIAKEGRKFGIGLGVVSQRPRELSQTLLAQCGTLIALRTANPRDQEYILSSMEDVVGEMVEGLSGLATGEALVSGPAAPIPAVIRFYDFQARHGIALGGKDLDWASEWSQPPKPVELTPYLTRELEEEVEEGEAAAGRSRPLEEFF
- a CDS encoding nucleotidyltransferase domain-containing protein — its product is MEVVRRRAAERRRVVEEARRWASSLSFKATAILVGSYARGDFNKWSDVDVLLITGELGGGPLERLRKVEAPPGYEVIVWTPEEFALLLKKGNPLALEAARSGVFLRDDYGLSSSPELRARSESPGSGSARRVRSEA
- a CDS encoding MFS transporter, encoding MPRGRGSARSGLYFSLAALYSAYFLVYFHRTCTGVLQDKLWEAARLSGWDPALFASLASSAYFYTYAAMQLPSGILADALGAGRYVALGSALMAAGSALSALGRPELLIAGRLLVGFGGASVWVSLQRVIGTRFGKDRGGLLTGLALAVGGLGSLAATLPARILADAVGLSGLFLVLAALTPVPALVALATVDDRGVGSGSLRRGLGEAVKQVRVVARSPHSIALAVAAFGTYSALIAYQSYWGSRYLTQYFGLSHREAAELLLLTSISFAATVPLVGYFSDSVLHRRKPVLVASCALHTLLWVWSAALASSRSSELAALHAVAVGVVTATHSVIAPLSREAFSPEFSGTTLSFVNTLTFAAIAAYQLAGYAVHDPALVMLAFAAFSAAALLLSPWVRETLSLRVLEARAAELAAAPAEGRREG
- a CDS encoding DNA double-strand break repair nuclease NurA, translating into MSAIGAVLEDIGRLLSEVEKRVEALAKPISGEPFGKVGFVDGSYAMDERRGVYLLVLSAASLVVEGDRMEGVLKGSRRPHVLLLIPKSYAESRASLLMSIFELLGALDLVGRGVEAVFLDGSYVSEMMVPFSHARDAYENFSAASRVEPGTLEKWGEASAKAALEAAGGEPLRSLAKLLDDISLCRSELYGELCGESPDLKCVKEALDFAVVYCETTAYLALLDHFLRECGRRGVKPFWVAKDAESRYIVEREGVLGWLNDLSLLDYAWRGWESAYTLLKGVKIHKPKPCAVWAKLLDRVYGEWGGYGVGYFKLSRAGAVSQVTYPGFVPEDAVLSALATLLFLADRRGYPRPLSYVHHIAVLNPEFARLLADELYKRQANPILKSMLAPSGRVAAGLR
- a CDS encoding zinc ribbon domain-containing protein; this encodes MKCPNCGSEVRETDNYCPNCGYPLKPEARRASPAPTVVVLVALAAAILLLLAFWALPAFFTPYWMPWHCPMCGWWPAYGAPRALPGLIASILLFALLALLLAVLLPYLLRKSR
- a CDS encoding CARDB domain-containing protein, coding for MKETCCPKAREAVALCLALLVALPLSWSPQVYAQVDYESIAVLLNNVKQVRYRYADSDGNSGEIGFQVLGEETVQGEAAWKVKLEVYPRGKEATVATLWISKSTSRCLQVELKGEVYTGPVAEMFWSQLLVIWATFIGTHTKTWEFAVLYNLAEGGYGRITFLGSELRAVGPTLLLVYKWRWEGYSSAPEAFRGVAEYWFAPASFGTIVVKLYLESSDRQKWLDIELLSIELVRPQPRPNIVIADVRYKERVAPGEEDPVTVVVSNTGDAIGAHNLTITVNEKVEKSFLVVLNPGERKSLNYTLSFTAEGTYTVKVDGITFTITVSRILPARFEVSNLRISPSSVKVGDHSTISVDIKNTGAQPGTHEVMLKVNSQVIESKTVALDPGESTTVSFSYAPSREGTYTIEVDGLTGFLVVGRAGEGVPGGPAPQAPAETGVPWLIIII